In one window of Miscanthus floridulus cultivar M001 chromosome 12, ASM1932011v1, whole genome shotgun sequence DNA:
- the LOC136496303 gene encoding uncharacterized protein gives MSEFEVLEVRFHFNGDFVLDGLKILYCNGDCGVSHIEKDKISIPELEGHLLDHTTFPRSVRMHWLPYGAELNSGMRLLVDDKSCLDMINELGTARAIDIYIDSVDMGGNEESGTQYADEDVFALFRDENIMPLDHVEPIAEDQTVQNRNKFVQGGSMLLLEGPTHGQDGLNVEEEEEDSESESGCDATGFTTDEDDEVREIRANYKDFMSDGDASYDEDGDGDASYDEDSEGGDGVEYFDSDGDASYDEDSDDAFTRRKCRFPIFDSSADTPQFAVDMCFRGKDQLKDAIERYALKMKINIRYVKNEKKRLRAVCRWKCCPWLLYASHNSRSDWFQIVTYNPNHACCPQLKNKRLSTSRICEMYESTIKANPSWKARAMKETVQEDMGVDVSITMIKRAKARVMKKIMDTQTGEYSKLFDYALELQRSNPRTSVHVALDPEEEDHVFQRFYVCFDACRRGFLEGCRRIIGLDGCFLKGPLKGELLSAIGRDANNQIYPIAWAVVEYENKDSWNWFLGHLQKDINIPVGAAGWVFITDQQKGLLSIVSTLFPFAEHRMCARHIYANWRKKHRLQEYQKSFWKIAKAPNEQLFKHYKSKLAAKTPRGWQDLEKTNPIHWSRAWFRLGSNCESVDNNMSESFNSWIIESRFKPIITMLEDIRIQVTRRIQQNRSNSERWTMAVCPNIIRKFNKIRHRTQFCHVLWNGEAGFEVRDKKNRFTVDLTSKTCSCRYWQVSGIPCQHACAALFKMEQEPNNDIHECFSLKTYKKTYQHVLQPVEHESAWPVSPNPKPLPPKVKKMPGRPKKKRRKDPSEPVKSRTNSSKVGTKIRCRRCGIYGYNSRTCSVKMQEQAGSYNPPATNASHSSPLQIEPAQSKQTKGKSIAASSSKRRLSMPEGSSFIQSGHKRRLTSFGESAQASAKSSAQASAKASVGGSASVVIETNAGTAGSFAKATINVKGGRASAKVHSTSLGRGSASGQSSLSQKKETELVNSKNKMM, from the exons ATGTCTGAATTTGAGGTATTGGAAGTTCGATTTCATTTTAATGGGGACTTTGTTCTTGATGGGTTAAAGATATTGTATTGCAATGGGGATTGTGGAGTGTCTCACATAGAGAAGGACAAGATATCTATCCCAGAACTTGAAGGACACCTGTTAGATCACACAACTTTTCCTAGATCTGTTAGAATGCATTGGTTGCCATATGGTGCTGAATTGAATAGTGGAATGAGGTTACTTGTAGATGACAAGTCATGTTTGGACATGATTAATGAGTTGGGAACTGCTAGAGCTATAGATATATACATTGACTCAGTTGACATGGGTGGTAATGAAGAATCTGGAACACAGTATGCAGATGAGGATGTATTTGCCCTATTTCGAGATGAAAATATCATGCCATTGGATCATGTAGAACCTATTGCTGAGGATCAAACTGTCCAAAATAGGAACAAATTTGTTCAGGGTGGTAGCATGCTCTTGTTGGAAGGTCCAACTCATGGTCAGGATGGTCTGAatgtagaagaagaagaagaagattcaGAATCAGAGAGTGGCTGTGATGCTACAGGTTTCACaactgatgaagatgatgaagttaGGGAGATAAGAGCCAACTATAAAGACTTTATGTCAGAtggtgatgcatcatatgatgaggatggtgatggtgatgcatcatatgatgagGACAGTGAAGGTGGAGATGGTGTTGAATACTTTGATTCAGAtggtgatgcatcatatgatgagGACAGTGATGATGCCTTTACAAGAAGGAAGTGTAGGTTCCCAATATTTGATAGTTCTGCTGATACTCCACAGTTTGCAGTTGACATGTGCTTTAGAGGaaaggatcaattgaaggatgctATAGAGAGGTATGCACTGAAGATGAAGATAAATATCAGATATGTGAAGAATGAGAAGAAAAGGCTTAGGGCTGTTTGTAGGTGGAAATGTTGTCCTTGGCTTCTATATGCTTCCCATAACTCAAGATCTGATTGGTTTCAAATTGTAACTTATAATCCCAACCATGCTTGTTGTCCTCAGCTTAAAAATAAAAGGTTATCTACAAGTAGGATATGTGAGATGTATGAGAGTACTATCAAGGCTAATCCATCTTGGAAGGCTAGAGCAATGAAGGAGACAGTACAAGAGGACATGGGAGTGGATGTGTCAATCACAATGATTAAGAGAGCAAAGGCACGTGTAATGAAGAAAATAATGGATACTCAGACTGGTGAGTACTCCAAGTTGTTTGACTATGCTCTGGAGTTGCAGCGTAGTAATCCTAGAACTAGTGTGCATGTTGCCCTTGACCCAGAGGAAGAAGACCATGTGTTTCAGAGGTTTTACGTATGTTTTGATGCATGTAGAAGAGGATTCTTAGAAGGATGCAGGAGGATAATTGGGCTTGATGGTTGTTTCCTTAAGGGGCCATTGAAAGGTGAGTTGTTATCAGCTATTGGCAGGGATGCAAATAATCAGATTTACCCAATTGCATGGGCTGTCGTGGAATATGAGAATAAAGACTCATGGAATTGGTTTCTTGGGCATCTTCAGAAAGACATCAACATACCTGTTGGAGCAGCAGGCTGGGTGTTTATAACAGACCAACAGAAG GGGCTGCTAAGCATAGTATCTACATTGTTTCCATTTGCTGAGCATAGGATGTGTGCACGCCACATCTATGCCAACTGGAGAAAGAAACATAGGCTGCAAGAGTACCAAAAGAGCTTTTGGAAGATTGCAAAGGCACCTAATGAGCAGTTGTTTAAGCATTACAAGAGTAAGCTTGCTGCAAAAACTCCTCGGGGATGGCAggatttggagaaaacaaatcctaTTCATTGGTCTCGAGCTTGGTTCAGACTTGGATCCAATTGTGAATCAGTTGATAACAACATGAGTGAATCATTCAATAGTTGGATTATAGAATCAAGGTTCAAGCCTATTATTACTATGTTGGAGGACATCAGGATCCAGGTGACTAGAAGAATCCAACAAAATAGGAGTAATAGTGAGAGGTGGACAATGGCAGTGTGTCCTAACATTATCAGGAAATTCAACAAGATTAGGCATAGGACACAGTTTTGTCATGTCTTGTGGAATGGTGAGGCTGGGTTTGAAGTGAGAGACAAAAAAAATAGGTTCACAGTAGACCTGACAAGCAAGACATGCTCATGTAGGTACTGGCAAGTCTCTGGGATTCCATGCCAACATGCTTGTGCTGCCCTATTCAAAATGGAACAAGAGCCTAACAATGACATACATGAGTGCTTCTCACTTAAGACATACAAGAAGACATACCAACATGTACTACAGCCAGTGGAACATGAGTCGGCTTGGCCTGTgtctccaaatcccaaaccatTGCCTCCTAAAGTAAAAAAGATGCCAGGCCGACCaaagaaaaaaaggagaaaagaCCCTTCAGAGCCAGTGAAATCTAGAACCAATTCATCAAAAGTTGGCACTAAAATTAGATGTCGTCGCTGTGGAATCTATGGTTACAACTCGAGGACATGCTCTGTGAAAATG CAAGAACAAGCTGGGTCATATAATCCTCCCGCCACCAATGCAAGTCACTCAAGCCCATTGCAAATTGAACCTGCACAGTCGAAGCAAACTAAAGGAAAATCCATAGCGGCATCATCAAGTAAGAGAAGACTGTCCATGCCTGAGGGTTCATCATTTATACAG TCTGGCCATAAGAGAAGACTGACATCTTTTGGAGAGAGTGCTCAAGCATCTGCGAAGTCAAGTGCTCAAGCATCGGCGAAGGCATCTGTTGGAGGGAGTGCTTCTGTTGTCATTGAAACCAATGCTGGGACTGCTGGCTCATTTGCAAAGGCAACAATCAATGTAAAAGGTGGACGTGCCTCTGCAAAAGTCCATTCGACTTCACTTGGCCGTGGATCAGCATCAGGCCAAAGCAGCTTGTCCCAGAAAAAAGAAACAGAGCTGGTGAATTCAAAGAATAAGATGATGTAG
- the LOC136496219 gene encoding uncharacterized protein, translating to MDSIQMHPQLEMAQNSPLPFGQSKGKWAALPVLLFVLQDSLAGGRRGGGGLLFLPKDLLHIVDPHPDDTADHNCGGAQGPDPQDLEARALLAPPRHH from the exons ATGGACTCGATACAGATGCATCCCCAGCTCGAAATGGCGCAAAATTCTCCACTTCCT TTCGGTCAATCCAAGGGGAAGTGGGCAGCCTTACCTGTTCTACTCTTCGTCCTTCAGGACTCGCTCGCTggaggccgacgcggcggcggcggcttgctCTTCCTCCCGAAGGATCTTCTGCACATCGTTGACCCGCATCCGGACGACACCGCCGACCACAA TTGCGGCGGTGCCCAGGGTCCAGATCCACAGGATCTTGAGGCCCGGGCTCTTCTGGCTCCACCTCGTCACCATTAG
- the LOC136496516 gene encoding molybdopterin biosynthesis protein CNX1-like isoform X2, whose translation MLQVEAALAAVLSAAASHAAPRAVPLHDALGLVLAEDVSAPDPLPPFRASIKGCDIEKDSIVLNSGDHIGPAEIGLLATVGVTTVKVYPRPTIAVFSTGDELVQPATATLCHGQIRDSNRAMLLAAAVQQKCKVVDLGIAEDTEESLKEHMDAALRSDADIIITSGGVSMGDRDLVKPCLAKMGKIHFEKIRMKPGKPLTFAEITTRDTPKPSKTVLAFGLPGNPVSCMVCFNLFVVPAIRLLSGWSNPNLQRVHVRLSHPLRADSHRTEFHRAVIRWVLDDGSGRPGFVAESTGHQASSRLLSMKSANALLEVPSTGQILAAGTSIQAILISDIITSPLDKLPAPSNPHPPHCGPSVKSISTDVSQIASPQDAEVKVAILTVSDTVSSGAGPDRSGPRAVSVVNSSSEKLGGATVVATAVVPDEVDKIKGILIQWSDIDHVNLILTLGGTGFTPRDVTPEATKSVIQKEAPGLTFVMLQESLKITPFAMLSRATAGIRGSTLIINMPGNPNAVAECLEALLPALKHALKQIKGDKREKHPRHTPHAAAAPVDQWERSFRAASAGSGRGCSCDP comes from the exons ATGCTGCAGGTGGAGGCGGCGCTGGCGGCGGTGCTGTCCGCGGCAGCGAGCCACGCGGCGCCGCGCGCCGTGCCGCTGCACGACGCGCTCGGGCTCGTCCTCGCGGAGGACGTCAGCGCGCCCGACCCGCTCCCTCCCTTCCGCGCCTCCATCAAG GGATGTGACATAGAGAAGGATTCGATAGTGCTTAACTCTGGCGACCATATAGGTCCTGCAGAAATTGGGCTACTTGCAACAGTGGGTGTAACCACTGTCAAG GTGTACCCTCGACCAACCATCGCTGTATTCTCCACAGGGGATGAGCTAGTGCAGCCAGCCACTGCCACCCTCTGTCATGGTCAG ATTCGTGATTCCAACCGAGCCATGCTTCTAGCTGCTGCTGTTCAGCAGAAATGCAAAGTGGTTGACCTGGGTATTGCAGAAGACACTGAAGAAAGTCTCAAGGAGCATATGGATGCAGCTTTGCGTTCTGATGCTGATATAATCATTACTTCTGGTGGTGTTTCCATGGGCGACAGAGATCTTGTCAAACCTTGCCTGGCAAAGATGGGTAAAATTCACTTTGAGAAG ATCCGGATGAAACCAGGAAAGCCATTAACATTTGCTGAGATCACCACACGAGACACGCCAAAGCCATCTAAAACAGTTCTTGCATTTGGTTTGCCTGGAAATCCAGTGAGCTGTATGGTTTGCTTCAATCTTTTTGTTGTTCCTGCAATTCGTCTCCTCTCTGGCTGGTCAAATCCTAATCTGCAAAG GGTGCATGTACGCCTATCACATCCTTTAAGAGCAGACTCACATCGTACAGAGTTTCACCGTGCAGTAATTAGATGGGTGCTTGATGATGGATCTGGTCGACCTGG TTTTGTTGCTGAGAGCACTGGCCATCAGGCTAGTAGCCGCCTCCTTAGTATGAAATCTGCTAATGCTCTGCTGGAAGTACCATCCACTGGACAAATATTGGCAGCTGGGACATCTATCCAAGCCATACTTATTTCAGACATAATAACTTCTCCTTTAGATAAACTGCCTGCTCCCTCAAATCCGCATCCACCTCATTGTGGTCCTTCTGTAAAAAGTATTTCCACAGATGTATCTCAGATTGCATCTCCACAGGATGCTGAAGTTAAAGTTGCAATTCTGACTGTAAGTGACACTGTTTCATCAGGTGCTGGTCCTGATAGGAG TGGCCCAAGAGCTGTATCTGTAGTGAATTCTTCATCAGAGAAACTGGGTGGTGCAACTGTGGTTGCCACTGCAGTTGTTCCTGATGAAGTGGACAAGATCAAGGGCATTCTGATACAATGGAGTGATATTGACCATGTTAACCTCATTCTGACATTAG GTGGGACTGGCTTCACACCCAGGGATGTCACACCAGAAGCAACAAAATCTGTGATACAGAAAGAAGCGCCTGGTCTGACATTTGTTATGCTTCAAGAAAGTTTGAAG ATTACACCATTCGCAATGCTATCCCGGGCCACAGCTGGAATCAGAGGATCAACACTA ATCATCAACATGCCTGGCAACCCAAATGCTGTGGCAGAGTGCCTGGAAGCACTCCTCCCGGCCCTCAAGCACGCCCTGAAGCAGATCAAGGGTGACAAGAGGGAGAAGCACCCTCGCCATACCCCACACGCCGCAGCAGCACCTGTGGACCAGTGGGAGCGGAGCTTCAGAGCCGCATCAGCTGGTAGTGGCAGGGGGTGCTCGTGTGATCCCTGA
- the LOC136498628 gene encoding uncharacterized protein isoform X1, whose protein sequence is MRGRSRERHQRRRTERRARSEPRPHPQPRGASPEVRPRCNPATPLNGNDDDHLSSQPPMQAAGAPDLVLIPMSTELAACASPLPPPPETEASWPACASPLPPPPETEASWPASPPQLHAAPSLEETEAAPVASNFIGNITKPLVQTLLQQQQQQQKQQAAPRNIKKKLGVTTRKSAWLAALTWPRGDSLSRARQVLMKWLGVTQEEGQSSKEALLRYINLFKGPLSDLVMKALAELSGLDGSTAMQRAAA, encoded by the exons ATGCGCGGCCGCAGCCGTGAACGCCATCAACGTCGACGCACCGAACGACGAGCAAGATCGGAGCCCCGTCCTCATCCACAGCCACGGGGAGCGTCCCCAGAGGTGAGGCCGCGCTGCAATCCGGCCACCCCTCTGAATGGCAACGACGACGATCACCTCTCCTCGCAACCACCCATG CAAGCAGCGGGGGCGCCAGACTTGGTGTTGATACCCATGAGCACGGAGTTGGCAGCATGTGCATCACCACTGCCACCACCTCCGGAGACAGAGGCGAGCTGGCCTGCATGTGCATCACCACTGCCACCACCTCCGGAGACAGAGGCGAGCTGGCCTGCCTCCCCACCACAGCTGCACGCGGCACCATCCTTGGAAGAAACGGAGGCAGCACCAGTGGCTTCTAACTTCATCGGCAACATCACCAAGCCACTAGTGCAGACActactgcagcagcagcagcagcagcagaaacaACAGGCTGCACCTCGCAACATTAAGAAGAAACTCGGCGTGACCACCAGGAAGAGCGCATGGCTGGCTGCACTTACCTGGCCGCGGGGAGATTCCCTCAGCCGTGCTCGCCAGGTGCTCATGAAGTGGCTGGGCGTCACGCAGGAGGAGGGCCAGTCCTCGAAAGAAGCCTTGCTGCGCTACATCAACCTTTTCAAGGGTCCTCTGTCCGACCTGGTGATGAAGGCTCTCGCCGAGCTCTCCGGACTCGACGGCTCTACGGCGATGCAGCGCGCAGCAGCCTGA
- the LOC136496516 gene encoding molybdopterin biosynthesis protein CNX1-like isoform X1 — protein sequence MLQVEAALAAVLSAAASHAAPRAVPLHDALGLVLAEDVSAPDPLPPFRASIKDGYAVVAADGPGEYPVVTESRAGDDALGVVVAPGTVAYVTTGGTIPDGADAVVQVEDIEQVPGGSDGAKRVRILARAAEGQDIRNVGCDIEKDSIVLNSGDHIGPAEIGLLATVGVTTVKVYPRPTIAVFSTGDELVQPATATLCHGQIRDSNRAMLLAAAVQQKCKVVDLGIAEDTEESLKEHMDAALRSDADIIITSGGVSMGDRDLVKPCLAKMGKIHFEKIRMKPGKPLTFAEITTRDTPKPSKTVLAFGLPGNPVSCMVCFNLFVVPAIRLLSGWSNPNLQRVHVRLSHPLRADSHRTEFHRAVIRWVLDDGSGRPGFVAESTGHQASSRLLSMKSANALLEVPSTGQILAAGTSIQAILISDIITSPLDKLPAPSNPHPPHCGPSVKSISTDVSQIASPQDAEVKVAILTVSDTVSSGAGPDRSGPRAVSVVNSSSEKLGGATVVATAVVPDEVDKIKGILIQWSDIDHVNLILTLGGTGFTPRDVTPEATKSVIQKEAPGLTFVMLQESLKITPFAMLSRATAGIRGSTLIINMPGNPNAVAECLEALLPALKHALKQIKGDKREKHPRHTPHAAAAPVDQWERSFRAASAGSGRGCSCDP from the exons ATGCTGCAGGTGGAGGCGGCGCTGGCGGCGGTGCTGTCCGCGGCAGCGAGCCACGCGGCGCCGCGCGCCGTGCCGCTGCACGACGCGCTCGGGCTCGTCCTCGCGGAGGACGTCAGCGCGCCCGACCCGCTCCCTCCCTTCCGCGCCTCCATCAAG GATGGATACGCCGTCGTTGCCGCCGACGGGCCAGGGGAGTACCCGGTGGTCACGGAGTCGAGGGCGGGCGACGACGCCCTCGGCGTGGTCGTCGCCCCCGGCACGGTCGCCTACGTCACCACCGGAG GGACGATTCCCGATGGCGCCGACGCCGTCGTGCAAGTGGAGGACATCGAACAGGTCCCCGGCGGATCGGATGGGGCCAAGAGGGTTAGGATTCTGGCGCGGGCCGCCGAGGGGCAGGACATCCGCAATGTG GGATGTGACATAGAGAAGGATTCGATAGTGCTTAACTCTGGCGACCATATAGGTCCTGCAGAAATTGGGCTACTTGCAACAGTGGGTGTAACCACTGTCAAG GTGTACCCTCGACCAACCATCGCTGTATTCTCCACAGGGGATGAGCTAGTGCAGCCAGCCACTGCCACCCTCTGTCATGGTCAG ATTCGTGATTCCAACCGAGCCATGCTTCTAGCTGCTGCTGTTCAGCAGAAATGCAAAGTGGTTGACCTGGGTATTGCAGAAGACACTGAAGAAAGTCTCAAGGAGCATATGGATGCAGCTTTGCGTTCTGATGCTGATATAATCATTACTTCTGGTGGTGTTTCCATGGGCGACAGAGATCTTGTCAAACCTTGCCTGGCAAAGATGGGTAAAATTCACTTTGAGAAG ATCCGGATGAAACCAGGAAAGCCATTAACATTTGCTGAGATCACCACACGAGACACGCCAAAGCCATCTAAAACAGTTCTTGCATTTGGTTTGCCTGGAAATCCAGTGAGCTGTATGGTTTGCTTCAATCTTTTTGTTGTTCCTGCAATTCGTCTCCTCTCTGGCTGGTCAAATCCTAATCTGCAAAG GGTGCATGTACGCCTATCACATCCTTTAAGAGCAGACTCACATCGTACAGAGTTTCACCGTGCAGTAATTAGATGGGTGCTTGATGATGGATCTGGTCGACCTGG TTTTGTTGCTGAGAGCACTGGCCATCAGGCTAGTAGCCGCCTCCTTAGTATGAAATCTGCTAATGCTCTGCTGGAAGTACCATCCACTGGACAAATATTGGCAGCTGGGACATCTATCCAAGCCATACTTATTTCAGACATAATAACTTCTCCTTTAGATAAACTGCCTGCTCCCTCAAATCCGCATCCACCTCATTGTGGTCCTTCTGTAAAAAGTATTTCCACAGATGTATCTCAGATTGCATCTCCACAGGATGCTGAAGTTAAAGTTGCAATTCTGACTGTAAGTGACACTGTTTCATCAGGTGCTGGTCCTGATAGGAG TGGCCCAAGAGCTGTATCTGTAGTGAATTCTTCATCAGAGAAACTGGGTGGTGCAACTGTGGTTGCCACTGCAGTTGTTCCTGATGAAGTGGACAAGATCAAGGGCATTCTGATACAATGGAGTGATATTGACCATGTTAACCTCATTCTGACATTAG GTGGGACTGGCTTCACACCCAGGGATGTCACACCAGAAGCAACAAAATCTGTGATACAGAAAGAAGCGCCTGGTCTGACATTTGTTATGCTTCAAGAAAGTTTGAAG ATTACACCATTCGCAATGCTATCCCGGGCCACAGCTGGAATCAGAGGATCAACACTA ATCATCAACATGCCTGGCAACCCAAATGCTGTGGCAGAGTGCCTGGAAGCACTCCTCCCGGCCCTCAAGCACGCCCTGAAGCAGATCAAGGGTGACAAGAGGGAGAAGCACCCTCGCCATACCCCACACGCCGCAGCAGCACCTGTGGACCAGTGGGAGCGGAGCTTCAGAGCCGCATCAGCTGGTAGTGGCAGGGGGTGCTCGTGTGATCCCTGA
- the LOC136498628 gene encoding uncharacterized protein isoform X2 has product MRGRSRERHQRRRTERRARSEPRPHPQPRGASPEVELTMENPEFPAEHCSPPQQQAAGAPDLVLIPMSTELAACASPLPPPPETEASWPACASPLPPPPETEASWPASPPQLHAAPSLEETEAAPVASNFIGNITKPLVQTLLQQQQQQQKQQAAPRNIKKKLGVTTRKSAWLAALTWPRGDSLSRARQVLMKWLGVTQEEGQSSKEALLRYINLFKGPLSDLVMKALAELSGLDGSTAMQRAAA; this is encoded by the exons ATGCGCGGCCGCAGCCGTGAACGCCATCAACGTCGACGCACCGAACGACGAGCAAGATCGGAGCCCCGTCCTCATCCACAGCCACGGGGAGCGTCCCCAGAG GTTGAGCTAACGATGGAAAATCCAGAGTTTCCTGCTGAGCACTGCAGTCCACCACAACAGCAAGCAGCGGGGGCGCCAGACTTGGTGTTGATACCCATGAGCACGGAGTTGGCAGCATGTGCATCACCACTGCCACCACCTCCGGAGACAGAGGCGAGCTGGCCTGCATGTGCATCACCACTGCCACCACCTCCGGAGACAGAGGCGAGCTGGCCTGCCTCCCCACCACAGCTGCACGCGGCACCATCCTTGGAAGAAACGGAGGCAGCACCAGTGGCTTCTAACTTCATCGGCAACATCACCAAGCCACTAGTGCAGACActactgcagcagcagcagcagcagcagaaacaACAGGCTGCACCTCGCAACATTAAGAAGAAACTCGGCGTGACCACCAGGAAGAGCGCATGGCTGGCTGCACTTACCTGGCCGCGGGGAGATTCCCTCAGCCGTGCTCGCCAGGTGCTCATGAAGTGGCTGGGCGTCACGCAGGAGGAGGGCCAGTCCTCGAAAGAAGCCTTGCTGCGCTACATCAACCTTTTCAAGGGTCCTCTGTCCGACCTGGTGATGAAGGCTCTCGCCGAGCTCTCCGGACTCGACGGCTCTACGGCGATGCAGCGCGCAGCAGCCTGA